TTTGGATGTTAACAGTTGGGTCTATTGtggtactttattttttttaaataattatgatttttatttttattttaatttcaaattcCAATTAAATTTCAAAGAAAAGCTggcactcggggggggggggggggggatgcatcAGTCTTTCATCTTTTTATGAACTTACTTTAGAAGTTAATTCAGATCAACATGAACCAATAATAACACAGTGATAGCAGGATAAGAGatctgtatcttttttttaaagaaaaaacactgtccACATGTTATTCTGTTAATACATTTCTTATAACTCTTGCTTCAGAATTACAAAACGGTGCAGCAATTTGAAGGATTTCAGAATATCACCAGTCATCTGCTGTGCTGAAGCTGCTACTTTGGATTAAACACAATGTTTATTGATATAACTTACCAAGAAACCTATATTTAACACTTGGAAGCAGGCACTATAACAGGCTTGTAACCCTGACATCTGAAATTAATCAAGGCAGCTCAGCCTCAGAGAGGGGAAGAACCTGTTGAAACTTCTGGGCTTCCAGCGGGTTTCAAAGGTTCCTTGGTACCTCTGTGCTGAGCCAAACCCTGCAGAGGCTGTTAATTATGTGGAAAGCAACAGCCCCTCTGAATTAGCTCGCCTGTGTCAACACATTGGTTTGGTAAAGTGGCACAATGTACAGCTCCATACCTGAAGCTGCATGTTTGTCTGAGTAAGTTCTTCTGCTTTTTTTTCCAGTGAAATCACCCACACTTTCCTCTTCTGTCTGCAACGCGTGGCGGCGGCTCGGTTCCTTTCTAGAAATTTCCGTCTCCTTTCGTCTGGGTCTTCATCCACCACCCTCCTCCTCCGGCCTCCAGTGGGTGGGGGCGACTGTAATGTTTGGCTTGCCTGCATCTGCTGGGCTGCGGGTGATACCTATCACACAtcaaattcaattattatttcaattagtGAGGACGCTGCAGAATatatgaagagagagagagagagagagagagagagagagagagagagagcagactgGCAAAACAAATTCATTTCCCTTCACCCCCCTACTGCACCCAACCCCCAATCCGCAGACGTTTTGGCACTAAGTCAAGGATGGCAGGAGTCCAAAACATTAAGTGCCAGTTACCACCTGAAAGattctgaaagaaaataaaacaaaacatgacaacaCACTGTCTATGGTCTAGTGAAGCAACTgcaacacacttaaaaaaaacacaaacagtctACATGTTTTCCATAGTTTTTAATAAAAGGAACGAGTTCATGCTACGAGGGCTCTTATATTTGTAACTCAAGCAGTTTGTCATCTTTGTCTTCAATCTAACTTCTTTTGTCCGCAGGCatgctaaataaataacattttgatatttatataggtatacagtgcctatagtaagtatccaccccccttggatgttttcacagtttgttgtgttacaacctgaaatcttgatgcatttaaattggattttttttcctttgatttacacaacctactcaataGTTTGAATGTGtgaaaaaaatgggggggggagtgaaaaaactaaataaaaataaaaaacctgaaaagtcgTCATTagaaaagtattcaccccctttgctatgacactcctaaataagctcaggtgcaaccaattgccttcagaattcacacaatatgttaaatggagtccatctgtgtgcaataaaagtggttcacatgatttcagattaaatacacctgtctctgtaaggtcccacagttgggtagtgcattcaaagcaaagatattaccatgaagaccaaggagttttcaaaacaactccgagataaagttgtggaaagacacagatcaggggaggggtataaaaagatttcaaaggcattgaatatccattggagcacagtcaagtcgatcattaagaagtggaaggtatgctgcaccacccagaatctgcttagagcaggctgtcctcccaaactgagcagccgggtaagaagggcattggtcagagaagccagcaagaggccaatgacaactctcaaagacctacagcgttccatggctgagatggaagaaactgtccatgtgtcaacaatagctcaggtactctacaaatctggcctgtatggaagagtggcaagaaggaagccatttctgaaaaaagcccatgtaaaatcctgcttggaatttgcaaaaaggcatgtaggagactctgaaaagatgtggcaaaagattctgtggttagatgaaacaaaaattgaactatttggcctaaatgcaaagcatttaaCTTATCTacccaagacatttcagttttttttttcattaactgttgtttcacaataacaaTTCGCTTgtctcttcaaagtgttgagtaggttgtgtaaatcaaaggaaaaaaaatcccacttaaatgcatcaagatttcaggttgtaacacaacaaactgtgaaaatgtccgATTAACTGCCATGTTAATAGCTTTGAGGTGGGTACTCCTACTAAATTAATTGTGTCTTAGTTACATtccatcaacatttttttttttcttatgctaAAATACCTTAAACAAAGTTCTAAAATACTAACATCCCATAAATAGACAGTTAGTGGAGTTATTCAATTTTTTATGGGGAACTACAACCAAAAGGAGATCATGAATACTTTTTGCAAAAATGAAAGTAATTTATAACTTTGAAAAGACTATGAGCACCACATGCTGTACACCCTACCAAACCCCATAACGAGCAAGGCAGCATTTCTCTCTAATCACTGTCTCTTCATGTCGACAGGCATTCTTGAACGCTGTCTTTATTTCTGAAAATCCAGGGAGCCTTAGGCCTGTGCGTGACTGCTGGTTATTTGAGCATTCcaatcatttaaaatattgcaATCAAAATTAAGTTGAATTACACACAATACAATTAAATGTGATTACAGGTGGTAAGTATATATAGCAATTCAAACTGAGGTTAGTGTGCCAAAAATATAAACAGTACAATGCTTCTAGATCTATGCAAATAAGCAATGCGAGAACATTAAGACTATATTGAGATATGTGCAAAATtaaactttttacattttttttttaatgtatcaatatttttttgtttttgccctGACACCAGTGTTCTTGGATTTGTATTTACTTAGACAGATAATTCTGTACTTACATTTCAGTACATTGAATATGAAGATAACAAAACTCTGTTTATCTAATACGTTTGATGAACTTTTAAACTTCTTAAAATTTAATTcaattgtctctttttttttttttttttttttttttaatttaattagatTTATTCCAAATATGTCCTTCAATTTCTCAAAACTTTGACTTGATCACacattaagacttttttttttttattaatgcacTGAAGTGACCTAATAAGCTGTAAATGGAAATTGTATGCACTTAATTATGTTGTATGATATTTACATGCTGTGTCTAGGCatgtaaatttaaataaaataaaaatgactcttCCTTTTgtctatataaaatataaatatatatagcatataaaatatcttaaagaaaaaaaaggcatttccagattgaagaattattattattgtatttattttatttcttttaatttagagtgaccaattattatttttatttattttttcccccgaCTTCGAATGTCCAGTTACGTTTTTTATCCTCACTGCAGCAAGTCCCCACAAAGCAGAGACAttctgagggcatgtgagcgtcctccaatctcgcaagcctaaagccagaatcgcttttacaccgagcaatccagagcagagatggacgggctaccgatcctggagaatagagatcagccctgctttatccactctgaatgtgcttggtctctggccagtagggttcactgttgcACGGTGAGGAGAAtgagtccctgccggtttctcatcccccaccccgggagcgtcagagccagtGTGACGCCCCCTTccgagtccccagcaaagttcggcctcttttgCACTCCCagtggcagcgctttaactgagtgagccactcggggacccgcTGGGGACTTATTTCTATTTGACTTTCCTACAGTATTTGGTCAAGATTTCCTCAGCCTTTATTCGCCTTTATAAGCCTGATACAGcatgtaaacatcataaaaaaaaaaataaaaaaaattaaatacaaaagaaaaaacaacatagcAACTGTAATGGATTTAATTTAAGTTTCCCTTCATGTACTagtatacacatttaaaaagagaaattacaTAAGCTTGTTCTAATTCTCATGCGGGTTACAACattgtggtgtgtggtggtgagTACCTGGGACTGGATTTGCTGGTGCGGGGAGGTCTGGTGGTGGTGCAGGTGTGGCGGCGGGTGTGAGTGGTGGTGCGGGtgactctgctgctgctgctgctgctgctggtggtgctggtggtggtgCTGGGGAGGCTGGTGGGCATGGTGGTGGTGCTGGTAGGCATGGTGAGGAGGCTGCAGAGATGGGTGCTGGTGAGGGTGGGCGTGCATGTGATGGTGAGCGGCTTGCTCCTGTCGAGCTGACATCATTTCCATCATGTGACCCATTGTGTTCATGTTTCCGTTGGGCATGGCTGCCGGGTGATGTGACAGGGCTGCCTTCAGCCTCTGAAAgggtaaagaaaacaaataacgtATGTTATTACTAATATATTTGAATGTATAAAGCATGGTTGCcatgcatagaaataaataaaaatacaactggGGTACTGTGATATAAAACTGGTGTATTTTCCTGCAGAAACCCTAGCAGCACTACTGGTAGGCAGCATCATTGACACAAGCAACAACTAAAtggatttgaaatatttgcatatttgtCCAAATAAAGGCTCTGGAAATGACATGATATTGTCATTGATAATCATAGGAAAATGTTACTGCGGTGATACCATTCAACTACGCAGCTGCAGGTGCTGTCATTACCAATGAATATATCCTTGCCATTGTAGTGCCTAGCATTGCTGTTGAAGATCATTCCAAAGAGCTTTTGTCCATATTAGACTGGACTCTGTAGGAAGATCAGTGCACCAGGGTCaccgttaaaaaaataaataaatcagcaaaTCAATGAGTACAGCAGTTTTACAACTTCTCTCATGAATGGATTTCAATGGAAGAAAACAGAAAGGCCGAAGAGTGGATTTACAGCCTAGATAATCCACTGTGAAACCTGCGCCCAAGTCCTCCAAGCCTTCCAAGCCCTTACCGTTATGCCACCCTATGCTGCACTAGAAAATATAATTGATTGGAATCTGGCAATGGATAGATATTTGAGCAGTTTGAATTAAGTTTGTTAACTCATATTTTGTTAACAATATCACAGGAAGAGCTGTGTACAGGGCAGTAAGAGAACAGTGGAGTGATCCCTGGACACACTGCAGTAGAAACATCTCACTGAGGTATACACCAGACCACTGTTGGACACATAAACACATATGTACAACACATAAAAGTGTGTTGTATATATTTCATTGTAATTGAATCCAGTGGCTAAATCTTAATTACACGGCAGTTTTAATTGTATACATGGCATTTCTCTCTTTCGGAATTGCTTTAATATCAGCTAGATAGGACCATCAGTTAGGCTTGAATTGTGGGCTGCAGGAAACTGACTGCTGCATTTAAAGTAGGCAGTTACTAAACATTACTTTATAATACACATGGCACCCCAGAAGTATgagcataaatcatgcaagtgtgctctgtagcactggcaccTAGTAATAAAGTTAtcaataagcggcgtgcagttgtTAATATCAGacttccattaacattaaagtctatgggacgggattggttcccgtgaaaatgtttttaataaccgaaagttgtctttatcagggttgctaataactggcatctactgcatatatgaatatatatgtcTTAGAAATAGCAAGGAGTATCTATCTGCTGCTTTATATTTTACAGAGTCAccttaaaaaaagggggggggggggaggatctGAACTGGTTAACTTCTTGGCACAatagttttaaataaatcaatgaaactGAGAACACCTAGAAATTATCGAGAGGGTGGGGTATATGACTGTGCTTATTAAAAAGGGTTATACTTGAGCCCAATACAAGGCTCAGACAGGCACCCTTTAAGTGGGTTGTGCTGGTCTGCAGCACGAAGGATGCTTGTGTTCCCTTAATGTGTGTTTGGGGCaccatttaaagaaatacaagtGCTGGTCATGTTTTTTTTGGACTTCAGACTTCAATGGCCAGGCTTCACATCAGGCGACTGTATTTGACTTGCTGTAGACTTGCTTTTTTAACAGTATGGTCTACTTAGTGCTGGTAAATTGCTGTTTTTGAACAGGCTGGCCAGTCTAAAAAGAGAAAGTTTGACTCTCTGTGCCATAGTTTTTAGTGTGCTTACCAAACCGAGGGTTttcatttgatttgtatttttacacATCTGAGtagcacaacagcaaaaaatgAATTATTGACTATTTATATGGTAATGGAAGCTTCCTATAATATGCTTGATATTTACATGTTTTGATCTAAGgctaaagtgagttccctgccagaactaTCACTTTAATTTCTAATCATATGTATTGCTATTTTTACCCTTAATTTCTATCATTTGCATACTTTAATTTATATAGTTACCGAAATGAAAATATTCTGGAGCCAGTTGTGACTGCTGATTGTTTATGTATTAACACCATGAGTGCTATGTGGCTCTGTTGCTAACTGGGACTTTTTTATGGTTTGGGGAAACATGTCGGGACAAAGGGGACAGTCCCAGTCACCCTAAACATATGAGCTAAAACTGTAATTTATTGAATTCAAATGAAACTAATATCAATTTATTACACAGTGTAAGTTCCACACTTTTTCATAAGAAACCCTACGTTTAATTAATTATGTTTATGACAAAATATACAtaatttttcttttagaaaaaaatacacatatattATACCAGGGCCATTGTGACAGTTGTACATTGTTACATAAATGCCTTTTGTCAGTACAATACTATCAAAATACCTATCCTACATGTCAGAGCGGGGGAATGACACAGGGCAGTGAGAGTAACCATTATTGTGCTGCTAATTTGACCATTTCCATTTATCACTTCCTTTATCACCAAGAATGATGAGAAAATGAGAAGCTGTATCCCTTCACCTGTCAGAATAcggaccatgtttttttttttttttttaaatggtatcaGTCCAATTTAGTAGGGAAAGTGGCTTCAATCTGCACATTAAAAGCAAATTCAACTTATATGCAATATTAATGCAGTTTGTCAAAACTTTGTCTTCTTTGAAATATCAAACAATCCCTATTTAGGCTTCAGCATCTCAAAAATGGGTCACAGAAGAAGTACTTTAAGGAAAAATATTTTGAAGATTTTCCTTTAGGTCATTAGCAAAGATTCACATAAATTATGAATCCTTTTAGCTGCTGTTGACACATGTAGGATTTCTGTCttcgctgtgtgtgtgtaatatatatatatatatatatatatatatatatatatatatatatatatatatacatatatacatatatatacacacacacacacacacatacactgtaaGCTAATTAAATTCCGAAGACATCCATCTTAATGCAGAATAAAGTGTTTCCACAGCTCTCTTTTGTATATTCATTGGTTTATATAGCAGATGAGGACAGTGAAAGCGAGAGGCCTGACACACAGCTGGTTTCAGTCAAGGCAAGCCATTTCCAAGGGGTCCATATGTTTAACAAGCTCCACATTCAGTATCCCCTATGGGAGTGGCGGCCAGCTGCCCTGGCTCACAGGCCTGGTCACAGACCAGCTATCTACCTCATCCTCTCTCCCAGTGCAGCGGTGCAATCACCCTGCCCTGGAGTCTTGTTAAACGATGCTGTGCTGTGGTAGAGTGCTCTTTACTTCACATTACAGACGCCCTCTCCCTCTATCATTCATGAATGATTTAGTTCTGCCAATTATAAAATACAGCCTTTTGAAACGGCACATAACCCACAGTGCTTATCATTTATCTAATGTGTCTGGCAGTtgcattacttatttatttttatggtaatCTTATGAAATCCATAACCAGATTGAGCCTTTACAATCAGCAATCAGCACTGTCTTTGTTCTGCAATGTAATCCCCATCGTTCAGTGCATTGAGACCGTACAACTGGGATACAGTGTAGAAATAAGTCATATCTCGTACTTTggggaaaaacaaaaatgttattagTTTAGTTGAATTCACACATTTGGAACATgtaccatatttattttattaactttttgtatCAATCTTTCTCTATGTATTGTACTCATCTCTATGTATTGTAATCTCCATGTAGGTTCTCAAATTCTACATTTTTCCAACCTATTGTGAAATGGCCATCCAGGACCATGATAGCCCACCTCTGTCAAGCAGTACTGGCTATATAGCGAACTGACAGTGCACTTACTAATGGCTTTAGTCTTGTTTTATATCTACTCACTATTGTCTGAAGTATTATATACTATAAACGAGTATTATATACTATACACTACAACATATTATATTCAACACTGACAGTTTACTGCAGGCTTTGCCGGTCTTCTAACAATGACCTTTAAGGTTTAATAAATGAAAGTGCTCTCTTGCTGTTACACagcatttaaatactgtacacagaGTCAAAAAGACAACACCTCAGTATGGAGCAGTAAAGTTATTCTATTAGTGAGCTGATTCTAGAGTGCATCACAGACAAAGGTCCTCACACCTCCATTTCAAATGCTGTAAGCACACACTCAGCAGCACCCAGCCCCAGAATCAGAGCAGACAATCTCTCTTTCCCACAGAAAAGCGTGGGATTTTAACATCAACCACAGTCTAGTAACTTAATAACACTATCAGTGCAGTAAAACAAGCCTGTCTCAGGTTTGGTTGCACTGGCACTTTGCCAAGATGCTGGGGGATGGAGGGAGCGCTaagcaaaagggggggggggggggggggttcagataCTTTGTACAAGCTTGAGGTCTAGCCTGGCGGATGGTCATTTATCACACATTTTGACAGAGGTCCAGCTGGCAGTGAAAAGCTATCTGTTTATAAATTCAATTAGCCTGCTTATTTATCAGTCGAGGCTACAATGTGTGGTCACAGACCAACCTGTGC
The Acipenser ruthenus chromosome 3, fAciRut3.2 maternal haplotype, whole genome shotgun sequence genome window above contains:
- the LOC117435811 gene encoding cyclic AMP-responsive element-binding protein 5-like isoform X3, coding for MMAMRPVPGSLSSLLHLRNRQRQPLPASMPGPLPDPTMPGSSAVLMPMERQMSMGSNMMGMQSPNLSNSCASPQVPTMHSEAKLRLKAALSHHPAAMPNGNMNTMGHMMEMMSARQEQAAHHHMHAHPHQHPSLQPPHHAYQHHHHAHQPPQHHHQHHQQQQQQQQSHPHHHSHPPPHLHHHQTSPHQQIQSQVSPAAQQMQASQTLQSPPPTGGRRRRVVDEDPDERRRKFLERNRAAATRCRQKRKVWVISLEKKAEELTQTNMQLQNEVTMLKTEVTQLKQLLLTHKDCPITAMQKESQGYLSPESSPQRSPAPVCSQQQVIQHNTITTSTTAISEAVGNSVLSQLTNHRTDMNPIL